One stretch of Comamonas testosteroni DNA includes these proteins:
- a CDS encoding O-succinylhomoserine sulfhydrylase encodes MTNKTLPEGLHPETLAVREAVERSQWGEHCEALYMTSSFVQPDAATAARRFANEEPGFTYSRTGNPTVTSFEKRLAAMEGTECAVATSTGMSAILLVALTALKTGDHVICSQSMFGSTIKLLGTEMARFGVETTFVSQTDIEAWKAAIKPNTRMLFAETPTNPLTDLCDIAALAELAHANNALLAVDNSFATPVLQQPVKFGADLVVHSGTKFLDGQGRVMAGAVCGTIALVDKVMGTFLRSGGLNIAPYNAWTVMKGLETLALRVKAQSAAALEFAAWLEAHPKVARVYYPGLKSHPQHELAMRQQNGMGGAVLAFDVVGEGAEQLRANAFHVVDSTRLCSITANLGDVKTTITHPASTSHGRLTEDQRQAAGVGQGLIRISVGLEHLEDLKVDLARGLDTL; translated from the coding sequence GTGACCAACAAGACATTACCCGAAGGTTTGCATCCTGAAACTCTGGCCGTGCGCGAAGCGGTCGAGCGCAGCCAGTGGGGCGAGCATTGCGAAGCCCTGTACATGACCAGCAGCTTTGTGCAGCCCGATGCGGCGACCGCAGCGCGCCGCTTTGCCAACGAAGAGCCGGGCTTCACCTATAGCCGCACCGGTAACCCCACGGTCACCAGCTTTGAAAAGCGTCTGGCGGCCATGGAAGGCACGGAATGTGCGGTCGCGACTTCCACCGGCATGTCGGCCATCTTGCTGGTGGCGCTGACGGCCCTTAAGACAGGCGATCATGTGATCTGCTCGCAGTCCATGTTCGGCTCCACCATCAAGCTGTTGGGAACCGAGATGGCACGCTTCGGCGTGGAAACCACGTTTGTCTCGCAGACCGATATCGAAGCCTGGAAGGCGGCCATCAAGCCCAACACGCGCATGCTGTTTGCCGAGACGCCCACCAACCCGCTGACCGATCTCTGCGACATCGCTGCACTGGCCGAGCTGGCGCACGCCAACAACGCGCTGCTGGCCGTGGACAACAGCTTTGCCACTCCCGTGCTGCAGCAGCCCGTGAAGTTCGGCGCCGACCTCGTCGTGCATTCGGGCACCAAGTTCCTCGACGGCCAGGGTCGCGTCATGGCTGGTGCAGTTTGCGGCACCATTGCGCTCGTGGACAAGGTCATGGGCACTTTCTTGCGCAGCGGCGGACTGAACATCGCTCCCTACAACGCCTGGACGGTGATGAAGGGCCTGGAGACCCTGGCTTTGCGCGTCAAGGCGCAAAGCGCTGCGGCGCTGGAGTTTGCGGCCTGGCTGGAAGCCCATCCCAAGGTGGCGCGTGTGTACTACCCGGGCCTCAAGAGCCATCCTCAGCACGAGCTGGCCATGCGCCAGCAAAACGGCATGGGCGGCGCCGTGCTTGCGTTCGACGTGGTGGGCGAGGGGGCCGAGCAGTTGCGTGCCAATGCCTTCCATGTGGTGGACAGCACGCGTCTGTGCTCGATTACGGCCAACCTCGGTGATGTGAAGACTACCATCACCCATCCGGCCAGCACCTCGCATGGTCGTCTGACCGAAGACCAGCGTCAGGCTGCAGGCGTGGGTCAGGGTCTGATTCGTATTTCCGTGGGTCTTGAGCATCTGGAAGACCTCAAGGTCGATCTGGCTCGTGGACTGGATACGCTGTGA
- the folC gene encoding bifunctional tetrahydrofolate synthase/dihydrofolate synthase, producing MHTIFPTLDAWLAYCERLHPQNIALGLDRVREVAQRMGLQFDCPVITVAGTNGKGSTCAMLEAVALQSGFRPGVYTSPHLVHFEERCRVGGEIVKAEELIPHFEAVEQARVKDGKEVALTYFEFTTLAILRLMSLSRLDVAILEVGLGGRLDATNIIDADCAIITSIDLDHMELLGPDRESIGREKAGIMRAGRPVIVSDPVPPQSVIDHAAEIGADLWRFGKDFNYDGDKQQWGWAGRGRRYAGLAYPALRGANQLMNASGVLAAYEAIRGKLPVTAQAVRTGLSMVELPGRFQIVPGQPTLVLDVAHNPHSVAALTANLDAMGYFPTTHAVFGAMADKDWEPMLTKVGPLVDRWYFTDLPTPRADSAENLKAKLQQLQAQGVIRKDVSMQTFANPQQALDAAVAATEAADRIVVFGSFFTVGGVLQNGTPRLNAKHLAH from the coding sequence ATGCACACCATATTCCCCACCTTGGATGCCTGGCTGGCTTATTGCGAGCGCCTGCATCCCCAGAACATCGCCCTGGGTCTGGATCGCGTGCGTGAAGTCGCACAGCGCATGGGCCTGCAATTCGACTGCCCCGTCATCACGGTGGCCGGCACCAATGGCAAGGGTTCGACCTGTGCCATGCTGGAGGCCGTGGCACTGCAGTCCGGTTTTCGCCCCGGTGTCTATACCTCGCCGCATCTGGTTCACTTCGAAGAGCGCTGCCGTGTGGGCGGCGAGATCGTCAAGGCCGAGGAGCTGATCCCGCATTTTGAAGCGGTGGAGCAGGCCAGGGTCAAGGATGGCAAAGAGGTTGCACTCACTTACTTCGAGTTCACCACGCTGGCCATATTGCGCCTGATGAGCCTGTCCAGGCTGGATGTGGCGATTCTGGAAGTGGGTCTGGGAGGCCGGCTCGATGCCACCAACATCATCGATGCCGACTGCGCCATCATCACCAGCATCGATCTCGATCACATGGAGTTGCTGGGCCCTGACCGCGAAAGCATAGGCCGCGAAAAAGCCGGCATCATGCGCGCCGGTCGTCCCGTCATCGTCAGCGACCCGGTGCCGCCGCAAAGCGTGATCGATCACGCGGCCGAAATCGGTGCCGACCTCTGGCGCTTCGGCAAGGACTTCAACTACGACGGCGACAAGCAGCAATGGGGCTGGGCCGGCCGTGGCCGCCGCTATGCAGGACTGGCCTATCCGGCGCTGCGCGGCGCCAATCAGCTGATGAACGCTTCCGGCGTGCTGGCAGCCTATGAAGCCATTCGCGGCAAGCTGCCGGTGACGGCGCAGGCCGTGCGCACGGGCTTGTCCATGGTGGAGCTGCCCGGCCGCTTCCAGATCGTTCCCGGCCAGCCTACGCTGGTGCTGGATGTGGCGCACAACCCGCACTCGGTGGCGGCGCTCACGGCGAATCTTGATGCCATGGGTTACTTCCCGACCACGCATGCCGTATTCGGTGCCATGGCAGACAAGGACTGGGAGCCCATGCTCACCAAGGTGGGGCCGCTGGTCGACCGCTGGTATTTCACCGATCTGCCAACCCCGCGTGCGGATTCTGCAGAAAACCTCAAGGCCAAGCTGCAGCAGCTGCAGGCCCAGGGCGTGATCCGCAAAGATGTGAGCATGCAGACCTTTGCCAATCCCCAGCAGGCCCTGGATGCCGCAGTCGCGGCAACGGAGGCGGCTGATAGAATCGTGGTCTTTGGATCGTTCTTCACCGTGGGCGGAGTGTTGCAAAACGGCACGCCTCGTCTGAACGCCAAACACCTGGCTCACTGA
- a CDS encoding SPOR domain-containing protein, which translates to MAFFNFRWPGKKDEAESVAGAKRPSRLAQGESVEAMRRRARHRLIGAAVLVLIGVVGFPLLFDTQPRPIPVNIPIEIPDQANSAPEVVPGTQVASQTAAPSGRVAANASLDDGEEVLAPSARPAAPATAAIAPAAPAVGAAVTAAAVGTAAAVASQVRPEPKPEVKPQPKPEPKPEVKPERKPEPKPEKPKAEVKPEVKPEVKKPEARPEPKHKPEAPKVDEAARARALLEGRSTSEAAPAKETAATNERFIVQIGAFAEVGKANEIKGKLGAGAFTQTVDTKDGKRTRVRMGPFKSREEAEKAAARAKALGLPASVFKA; encoded by the coding sequence ATGGCATTTTTCAATTTCCGTTGGCCTGGCAAAAAAGACGAAGCCGAGTCCGTGGCTGGAGCCAAGCGCCCCAGTCGCCTGGCCCAGGGCGAAAGCGTGGAAGCCATGCGCCGCCGCGCACGTCATCGTCTCATCGGGGCGGCCGTGCTGGTGCTGATCGGTGTGGTGGGCTTCCCGCTGCTGTTCGATACGCAGCCACGCCCCATTCCGGTCAATATCCCGATTGAAATTCCCGATCAGGCCAATTCGGCCCCTGAGGTCGTGCCTGGCACCCAGGTGGCGAGCCAGACGGCAGCACCGTCAGGGCGTGTTGCTGCCAATGCGTCTCTGGATGATGGTGAAGAAGTGCTTGCACCCTCGGCCAGGCCTGCAGCTCCTGCGACTGCTGCCATTGCGCCGGCTGCACCTGCGGTCGGGGCTGCGGTGACTGCGGCAGCCGTCGGCACAGCCGCGGCGGTGGCATCTCAGGTCAGGCCCGAGCCCAAACCAGAGGTCAAACCTCAGCCCAAGCCGGAGCCTAAGCCGGAAGTAAAGCCCGAGCGCAAGCCGGAGCCCAAGCCCGAAAAGCCCAAGGCCGAGGTCAAGCCGGAGGTCAAACCTGAGGTCAAGAAGCCGGAAGCCAGACCCGAGCCCAAGCACAAGCCTGAGGCACCCAAGGTGGACGAGGCCGCTCGTGCCCGTGCACTGCTGGAGGGGCGCAGTACCTCGGAGGCTGCTCCGGCCAAGGAAACCGCAGCGACCAACGAACGCTTTATCGTTCAGATCGGCGCCTTTGCCGAAGTCGGCAAGGCCAACGAAATCAAGGGCAAGCTGGGGGCCGGAGCCTTTACCCAGACCGTGGATACCAAGGATGGCAAGCGCACACGGGTTCGCATGGGACCTTTCAAGAGCCGCGAAGAAGCCGAGAAGGCTGCCGCCAGGGCCAAGGCCCTGGGTTTGCCGGCATCGGTGTTCAAGGCTTGA
- a CDS encoding glycine zipper 2TM domain-containing protein, which yields MKTLAVLTLTAVAATGAYAQEQGRVLSSTPITQQVAVPQQVCSDQPVAVAPRPTGAGAVVGAIAGGLIGNAIGGGGGRAAATAAGVVGGAMLGNQAEASGPVQYQNMRQCSTQTFYQNRTVGYNVTYEYNGRSYTTQTANPPGRWIALNVQPVANDPVYSNDGYYSTQTAPQGAYSTSYPQNYDSGYYAPQPVAPTYSVGSTYSASDYVAPLLIGAAIGAGAYYATRPHYYRPGWHGGHGGHGWRR from the coding sequence ATGAAAACTCTGGCAGTTTTGACTTTGACCGCCGTGGCCGCCACTGGGGCCTATGCCCAGGAGCAGGGCCGCGTGCTGTCCTCAACCCCCATCACCCAGCAGGTCGCCGTGCCGCAGCAAGTCTGCAGCGACCAGCCGGTGGCGGTCGCTCCTCGTCCCACCGGTGCAGGCGCCGTGGTCGGAGCTATTGCAGGCGGCCTGATCGGCAATGCCATCGGCGGTGGCGGCGGCCGTGCAGCGGCCACGGCAGCCGGTGTGGTCGGCGGAGCCATGCTGGGCAATCAGGCCGAAGCCTCCGGCCCGGTGCAGTACCAGAACATGCGCCAGTGCAGCACGCAGACCTTCTATCAGAACCGTACCGTGGGCTACAACGTGACCTACGAGTACAACGGTCGCAGCTACACCACACAGACCGCCAACCCACCCGGCCGATGGATTGCGCTGAACGTGCAACCCGTGGCCAACGACCCGGTCTACAGCAACGACGGCTACTACAGCACCCAGACGGCTCCTCAGGGAGCGTACAGCACCAGCTATCCGCAGAATTACGACAGCGGCTACTACGCCCCTCAGCCCGTTGCGCCAACCTATTCGGTAGGCTCGACCTACTCGGCGTCTGACTATGTGGCGCCGCTGCTGATCGGCGCAGCCATTGGCGCGGGCGCCTACTACGCCACCCGCCCCCATTACTACCGTCCGGGCTGGCACGGCGGTCATGGCGGCCACGGCTGGCGCCGCTGA
- the purF gene encoding amidophosphoribosyltransferase, translated as MCGIVGVVSTTPVNQLIYDALLLLQHRGQDAAGIVTQQERKFFMHKAKGMVKDVFRTRNMRALPGDVGLGQVRYPTAGNASSEEEAQPFYVNAPFGIVMVHNGNLTNAKQLRRELADTDHRHTNTESDSEVLLNVLAHEIGRASSGAPLQSEEIFKAVRAVHKRIKGSYAVIALIAGYGLLAFRDPFGIRPLCMGRGNDGTIMLASESVALEGTTHQFERDIAPGEAIFVHNDGRVESQQCAEKTQLNPCVFEYVYLARPDSTMDGISVYQARLNMGETLAKRVISMVPPNEIDAVIPIPESSRPSAMQLAQLLGKPYREGFVKNRYVGRTFIMPGQGARKKSVRQKLNAISSEFKGRNVLLVDDSIVRGTTSKEIVQMARDAGANKVYLASAAPPVRHPNVYGIDMPTRSELVAHGRTVEEIRQVIGCDALIYQDVEAMKQAVGKINAQVSGFEASCFDGIYITGDISDEEVTALNEGRNRGSEEESEDTSRLSLPNAQES; from the coding sequence ATGTGTGGAATCGTTGGTGTGGTGAGCACCACACCCGTGAATCAGCTGATTTATGACGCTTTGCTGCTGCTGCAGCACCGTGGGCAGGATGCAGCCGGCATCGTGACCCAGCAGGAACGCAAGTTCTTCATGCACAAGGCCAAGGGCATGGTGAAGGATGTGTTCCGCACCCGCAATATGCGTGCTCTGCCCGGTGATGTGGGTCTGGGTCAGGTGCGGTATCCCACTGCGGGCAATGCATCCAGCGAGGAAGAGGCTCAGCCCTTCTACGTGAATGCGCCCTTCGGTATCGTCATGGTGCACAACGGCAATCTCACCAATGCCAAGCAACTGCGCCGCGAACTGGCGGACACCGATCATCGCCACACCAACACTGAAAGCGACTCCGAAGTCCTGCTCAACGTGCTGGCGCACGAGATCGGTCGCGCCTCCAGCGGCGCGCCGCTGCAGAGCGAGGAAATCTTCAAGGCCGTGCGTGCAGTGCACAAGCGCATCAAGGGCTCTTACGCCGTGATCGCGCTGATCGCCGGCTACGGCCTGCTGGCCTTCCGCGATCCCTTCGGCATTCGTCCGCTGTGCATGGGGCGCGGCAATGACGGCACCATCATGCTGGCCAGCGAGTCCGTGGCGCTGGAAGGTACAACCCATCAGTTCGAGCGCGACATTGCTCCTGGCGAAGCGATCTTTGTGCACAACGACGGCCGTGTCGAGAGCCAGCAATGCGCTGAAAAGACCCAGCTCAATCCCTGTGTGTTCGAGTATGTGTATCTGGCACGTCCCGACTCCACCATGGACGGCATTTCGGTCTATCAGGCTCGCCTGAACATGGGTGAGACGCTGGCCAAGCGCGTGATCTCCATGGTGCCGCCCAATGAAATCGATGCGGTGATTCCCATTCCCGAATCGAGCCGCCCCAGTGCCATGCAACTGGCCCAGTTGCTGGGCAAGCCCTATCGCGAAGGTTTTGTGAAGAACCGCTATGTGGGCCGTACCTTCATCATGCCCGGCCAGGGCGCGCGCAAGAAGTCGGTGCGCCAGAAGCTCAACGCCATCAGCAGCGAGTTCAAGGGCCGCAATGTGCTGCTGGTCGATGACTCCATCGTGCGCGGCACCACCTCCAAGGAAATCGTGCAGATGGCGCGCGATGCAGGTGCCAACAAGGTGTATCTGGCCTCCGCTGCGCCACCCGTGCGTCACCCCAACGTGTACGGCATCGACATGCCCACGCGCTCCGAGCTGGTGGCTCACGGCCGTACGGTCGAGGAAATTCGCCAGGTCATCGGCTGCGACGCGCTGATCTATCAGGACGTGGAAGCCATGAAGCAGGCCGTGGGCAAGATCAATGCCCAGGTGAGCGGCTTCGAGGCATCGTGTTTCGACGGTATCTATATCACCGGCGATATTTCCGATGAAGAGGTGACGGCGCTCAACGAGGGCCGCAATCGTGGCAGCGAAGAGGAGAGCGAAGACACTTCGCGCCTGTCCTTGCCGAATGCTCAGGAAAGCTGA
- a CDS encoding ArsC family reductase: MSKITTVYGIPNCDTVKKARSWLSEQGITYEFHDFKKQGVPAERLPRWMQAVGWEKLLNRQGTTWRKLDDATKAAAVDAASAAAVMQEHASTIKRPVVEWADGKITVGFKADEWDTMQNT; encoded by the coding sequence ATGAGCAAGATCACCACCGTCTACGGCATCCCCAACTGCGACACTGTCAAGAAAGCACGCAGCTGGCTCAGTGAGCAAGGTATTACTTACGAGTTTCACGACTTCAAGAAGCAGGGCGTTCCCGCCGAGCGTCTGCCCCGGTGGATGCAGGCCGTGGGCTGGGAAAAGCTGCTCAACCGCCAGGGCACGACCTGGCGCAAGCTCGATGATGCGACCAAAGCTGCTGCCGTTGACGCAGCCAGTGCCGCTGCCGTGATGCAGGAGCACGCCAGCACGATCAAGCGCCCCGTGGTGGAATGGGCCGACGGGAAAATTACCGTCGGTTTCAAGGCTGATGAATGGGATACGATGCAAAATACATAA
- the argG gene encoding argininosuccinate synthase: METILQHVPVGQKVGIAFSGGLDTSAALRWMKNKGALPYAYTANLGQPDEADYDEIPRKAMEYGAEKARLIDCRPQLANEGIAAIQSGAFHISTGGITYFNTTPLGRAVTGTMLVAAMKEDDVNIWGDGSTFKGNDIERFYRYGLLTNPALKIYKPWLDSNFIDELGGRAEMSAFMTKEGFGYKMSAEKAYSTDSNMLGATHEAKDLEFLNSGIRIVNPIMGVAFWKPEVEVKAEEVSITFEEGRPVAINGKEYTDAVEVFLELNHIGGRHGLGMSDQIENRIIEAKSRGIYEAPGMALLHIAYERLVTGIHNEDTIEQYRINGLRLGRLLYQGRWFDPQAIMLRESSQRWVARAVTGTVTLELRRGNDYSILNTESPNLTYAPERLSMEKVEDAPFSPIDRIGQLTMRNLDLIDTRAKLAIYSQAGLLSVSSANALPQLGNDKK; encoded by the coding sequence ATGGAAACCATTCTGCAACATGTTCCCGTCGGCCAGAAGGTCGGCATCGCCTTCTCCGGCGGCCTGGACACCTCTGCCGCCCTGCGCTGGATGAAGAACAAGGGTGCCCTGCCCTACGCCTACACGGCCAACCTGGGCCAGCCCGACGAAGCCGACTACGACGAAATTCCCCGCAAGGCGATGGAATATGGCGCAGAAAAGGCTCGCCTGATCGACTGCCGCCCCCAGCTGGCCAACGAAGGAATTGCCGCCATCCAGTCCGGCGCTTTCCACATTTCCACCGGTGGCATCACCTACTTCAACACCACGCCCCTGGGCCGTGCCGTGACCGGCACCATGCTGGTGGCGGCCATGAAGGAAGACGACGTCAACATCTGGGGCGACGGTTCGACCTTCAAGGGCAACGACATCGAGCGCTTCTACCGCTACGGTCTGCTCACCAATCCCGCACTGAAGATCTACAAGCCCTGGCTGGACAGCAACTTCATCGACGAGCTGGGCGGCCGTGCCGAAATGTCGGCCTTCATGACCAAGGAAGGTTTCGGCTACAAGATGTCGGCCGAGAAGGCCTACTCCACCGACTCCAACATGCTGGGCGCCACCCACGAAGCCAAGGATCTGGAGTTCCTGAACTCCGGCATCCGCATCGTGAACCCCATCATGGGCGTGGCTTTCTGGAAGCCCGAAGTCGAAGTCAAGGCGGAAGAAGTCTCCATCACCTTCGAAGAAGGCCGCCCCGTGGCCATCAACGGCAAGGAATACACCGATGCCGTGGAAGTCTTCCTGGAGCTGAACCACATCGGCGGCCGCCACGGCCTGGGCATGAGCGACCAGATCGAAAACCGCATCATCGAAGCCAAGAGCCGCGGCATCTACGAAGCCCCCGGCATGGCCCTGCTGCACATTGCCTACGAGCGCCTGGTGACCGGCATCCACAACGAAGACACCATCGAGCAGTACCGCATCAACGGCCTGCGCCTGGGCCGTCTGCTGTACCAGGGCCGCTGGTTCGACCCCCAGGCCATCATGCTGCGCGAATCCTCGCAGCGCTGGGTGGCCCGCGCCGTGACCGGCACCGTGACGCTGGAACTGCGCCGCGGCAACGACTACTCCATCCTGAACACCGAGTCGCCCAACCTGACCTACGCTCCCGAGCGTCTGTCCATGGAAAAGGTCGAAGATGCGCCTTTCAGCCCCATCGACCGCATCGGCCAGCTGACCATGCGCAACCTGGACCTGATCGACACCCGCGCCAAGCTGGCCATCTACTCGCAAGCCGGCCTGCTGAGCGTGAGCAGCGCCAACGCTCTGCCACAGCTGGGCAACGACAAGAAGTAA
- the gltX gene encoding glutamate--tRNA ligase: MTTNKIRTRFAPSPTGFIHLGNIRSALYPWAFARANGGDFVLRIEDTDLERSTQASVDVILEGMEWLQLDHDEGPFYQMQRMDRYKQVLATLQEKGYVYPCYMSMEELDALREKQMAAKEKPRYDGTWRPEEGKVLPAIPEGVKPVLRFKTPQAGVVGWDDKCKGRIEFQNSELDDLVIARPDGTPTYNFCVCVDDMDMNITHVIRGDDHVNNTPRQIHIFEALGATVPTFAHLPTVLNEQGEKMSKRNGAKAVTQYRDEGYLPDAMVNYLARLGWSHGDDEIFSRAQFLEWFNLDHLGRSAGQFDEAKLRWVNAQHLKAMDDAELAQLVKPFVVKAGVAESLIDADDRLVRIAALFKDRCETLVDLANWAKVFYVDSVERNAEDYAKHVTEAANSVLDAFAAVLENVEWTKEAIAAAIKELLKAQGVKMPVLAMPVRVLAVGTAHTPSVDAVLELLGREKVIARLKNR, from the coding sequence ATGACAACCAACAAAATTCGCACCCGCTTTGCCCCTTCGCCCACGGGCTTTATCCATCTGGGCAATATTCGTTCGGCCCTCTATCCCTGGGCTTTTGCGCGCGCCAATGGCGGTGACTTCGTGCTGCGCATCGAAGACACCGATCTGGAGCGTTCCACCCAGGCTTCCGTGGACGTGATCCTGGAAGGCATGGAATGGCTGCAACTGGACCACGACGAAGGTCCGTTCTATCAGATGCAGCGCATGGATCGCTACAAGCAGGTGTTGGCCACGCTGCAGGAAAAGGGCTATGTCTACCCCTGCTATATGAGCATGGAGGAGTTGGACGCACTGCGTGAAAAGCAGATGGCTGCCAAGGAAAAGCCCCGCTATGACGGCACATGGCGCCCCGAGGAGGGCAAGGTCCTGCCCGCCATTCCCGAAGGCGTGAAGCCCGTGCTACGCTTCAAGACTCCGCAAGCCGGTGTGGTGGGCTGGGACGACAAGTGCAAGGGCCGTATCGAGTTCCAGAACTCCGAGCTGGACGATCTGGTGATTGCCCGCCCTGACGGTACGCCCACGTACAACTTCTGCGTCTGCGTGGACGACATGGACATGAACATCACTCATGTCATCCGTGGCGACGACCATGTGAACAACACGCCGCGCCAGATCCACATCTTTGAAGCGCTGGGTGCCACCGTGCCTACCTTTGCCCATCTGCCCACCGTGCTCAACGAGCAAGGCGAGAAGATGAGCAAGCGCAACGGTGCCAAGGCCGTGACCCAGTACCGCGATGAAGGTTATCTGCCCGATGCCATGGTGAACTATCTGGCCCGCCTGGGTTGGAGCCACGGCGACGACGAAATCTTCAGCCGTGCCCAGTTCCTGGAGTGGTTCAACCTGGATCACCTGGGCCGTAGCGCCGGCCAGTTTGACGAGGCCAAGCTGCGCTGGGTCAATGCCCAGCATCTGAAGGCCATGGATGACGCTGAGCTGGCCCAACTGGTCAAGCCCTTTGTTGTCAAGGCAGGTGTGGCCGAGAGTCTGATCGATGCCGATGACCGTCTGGTGCGTATTGCTGCCTTGTTCAAGGATCGTTGCGAGACCTTGGTGGATCTGGCCAACTGGGCCAAGGTCTTCTATGTGGACAGCGTGGAGCGCAATGCGGAAGACTACGCCAAGCATGTGACCGAGGCGGCCAACTCCGTGCTGGATGCATTTGCGGCTGTGCTGGAAAATGTGGAATGGACCAAGGAAGCCATTGCGGCTGCGATCAAGGAGTTGCTCAAGGCGCAGGGCGTGAAGATGCCCGTACTGGCCATGCCTGTGCGTGTTCTGGCCGTGGGCACAGCCCATACTCCCTCGGTCGATGCAGTGCTGGAATTGCTTGGACGTGAAAAAGTTATCGCGCGTTTGAAAAATCGCTAA
- a CDS encoding pyrimidine/purine nucleoside phosphorylase, whose protein sequence is MTTETIAGVSLTTKANVYFDGKCVSHSFTLADGTKKSVGVVLPATLTFGTAAAEIMECVGGSCEYKLDGSDEWKKSSAGESFQIPANSKFDIRVTEAYHYICHYA, encoded by the coding sequence ATGACCACCGAAACCATCGCAGGCGTCAGCCTCACCACCAAGGCCAATGTTTACTTTGACGGCAAGTGCGTCAGCCACAGCTTCACCCTGGCCGACGGCACCAAGAAGTCGGTGGGCGTGGTGCTGCCTGCAACGCTGACCTTTGGCACCGCAGCTGCAGAAATCATGGAATGCGTGGGCGGCTCCTGCGAATACAAGCTCGACGGCAGCGACGAGTGGAAGAAGTCCTCGGCTGGCGAGAGCTTTCAGATCCCCGCGAACTCCAAGTTCGACATACGCGTGACCGAGGCTTACCACTACATCTGCCACTACGCGTAA
- a CDS encoding CvpA family protein, translated as MSTLDWIFVVVVLGSLLLGAWRGLVYEVLSLLGWLVAFMVARTWAQEVAVWLPLDGWDMQLRYAAGFVLLLVGSMFAWGVISWLSKQLIEAVGLRPVDRTLGALFGVLRGGLLLLVLALVIQYTPLHKALWWQDSVLAPWLTEALGWVLPALPEDWGQYLPKASS; from the coding sequence ATGAGCACGCTGGACTGGATTTTTGTGGTCGTTGTGCTGGGCTCCTTGTTGCTGGGGGCCTGGCGCGGTCTGGTCTATGAAGTCCTGTCCTTGCTGGGCTGGCTGGTGGCCTTCATGGTCGCGCGGACCTGGGCGCAAGAGGTGGCGGTATGGCTGCCGCTGGACGGCTGGGACATGCAGCTGCGTTATGCGGCGGGCTTTGTGCTGCTGCTGGTGGGGTCCATGTTTGCCTGGGGAGTGATCTCCTGGCTGTCCAAGCAGTTGATTGAGGCCGTGGGTCTGAGGCCTGTGGATCGCACCCTGGGCGCATTGTTCGGTGTCCTGCGTGGTGGTCTGCTGCTGCTGGTGCTGGCTCTGGTGATCCAGTACACGCCGTTGCACAAGGCTTTGTGGTGGCAGGACTCGGTGCTGGCGCCCTGGTTGACCGAGGCGCTGGGCTGGGTGCTGCCTGCTCTGCCAGAGGATTGGGGGCAGTATTTGCCCAAGGCTTCCTCTTGA